In Blautia sp. SC05B48, a single genomic region encodes these proteins:
- a CDS encoding ABC transporter substrate-binding protein, protein MKRKMLSVLLCAAMMGTTLAGATSVLAADDKDSDSKWEYKEATLTFLIDPDTASSGYQAVFDLCEKETGIHIETELRASGGDGDNQVKTRLASGEMTDLCGYNSGAKLNELDPENNFIDISGEEWASRLDDTFASAVSAGSDSAVYGVPLTASMLGCVLYNKDLYEQYDLEVPDTWEDFLKNCDTLKEAGETAVIGSLGDSWTIQVPYLGDHYNVLAAEPDFSEKFEAGEAKYATTEAGLASFQKLADLQDYFNDDYTATTYADACDKLVNGEGAHWFILSQALSSIYELYGDDVNKIGVMGVPGTDADNHGITVWEPTAIYGNANSDKKDDILRFMEFYTSDEALDAFTAAQKPDGPYCIKGYELPDDAYDGVKEAQEKYFDAGKTSVAMEFQTSVKGTNCEYICSEVATGQSTAEEAAKAYDEDCKKQATQLGLDWK, encoded by the coding sequence ATGAAAAGAAAGATGCTCAGCGTTCTGCTCTGTGCAGCGATGATGGGAACAACACTGGCAGGTGCAACAAGCGTACTTGCAGCTGACGACAAAGATTCCGACAGCAAATGGGAGTACAAAGAGGCTACTCTTACATTCCTGATCGATCCGGACACAGCATCATCCGGATATCAGGCAGTATTTGATCTCTGCGAGAAAGAGACAGGTATCCACATTGAGACAGAGCTTCGTGCATCAGGCGGTGACGGAGACAACCAGGTAAAAACAAGACTTGCATCCGGCGAGATGACAGATCTTTGCGGATACAACTCAGGAGCTAAACTCAATGAGCTCGATCCGGAGAACAACTTCATCGATATTTCCGGCGAAGAGTGGGCAAGCCGTCTTGACGATACATTCGCATCTGCAGTAAGTGCAGGTTCTGATTCCGCAGTATACGGTGTACCGCTTACCGCTTCCATGCTGGGATGCGTTCTTTACAACAAAGATCTTTATGAGCAGTATGATCTTGAGGTTCCGGACACATGGGAAGATTTCCTTAAGAACTGCGATACTCTGAAAGAGGCTGGTGAGACAGCAGTGATCGGATCTCTTGGAGATTCCTGGACCATTCAGGTTCCATACCTTGGAGATCACTACAATGTACTTGCAGCAGAGCCTGATTTCTCAGAGAAATTTGAAGCTGGCGAGGCAAAATACGCTACAACAGAGGCTGGTCTTGCAAGCTTCCAGAAACTTGCTGATCTTCAGGATTACTTCAATGATGACTACACAGCAACTACATATGCAGATGCATGCGATAAACTTGTAAATGGTGAGGGCGCACACTGGTTCATTCTTTCCCAGGCACTTTCCAGCATCTACGAGCTTTACGGAGATGATGTAAATAAGATCGGTGTTATGGGTGTTCCTGGAACAGATGCAGATAACCACGGAATCACAGTTTGGGAGCCAACTGCTATCTATGGAAATGCAAACAGCGATAAGAAAGATGATATCTTAAGATTCATGGAGTTCTACACATCTGATGAGGCACTGGATGCATTTACAGCTGCACAGAAACCGGACGGCCCATACTGCATCAAGGGCTATGAGCTTCCGGATGACGCATATGACGGAGTTAAAGAGGCTCAGGAGAAATATTTCGATGCAGGCAAAACAAGCGTTGCAATGGAGTTCCAGACATCTGTAAAGGGAACAAACTGCGAGTATATCTGCTCTGAGGTTGCAACCGGACAGTCTACAGCAGAGGAAGCTGCAAAGGCTTACGATGAGGACTGCAAGAAACAGGCTACACAGCTCGGACTTGACTGGAAATAA
- a CDS encoding bile acid:sodium symporter family protein → MGKILKKIGIISSLASRYIGIIIIAFSCLAFFWRDGFSWMTNYTSVFLGVIMFGMGLTIKLDDFRAIFSRPKEVVIGAVAQYTIMPVIAWLLCKVMNLPADLALGVILVGCCPGGTASNVITYIAGGDVALSVGMTIVSTLAAPLMTPFLVYVLAGAWVEVSFWAMVISVVKVILIPVLLGVFLRSLAGEHVDKVSDIMPLVSVVAIVMIIGGIVAVNAEKIVSCGVLVLGVVAIHNFCGMMLGFLAAKIFHVEYSRTTAIAIEVGMQNSGLAVSLAAANFAANPLATLPGAIFSVWHNIAGSIFAGIRRAGAERQTEPGSSILAEER, encoded by the coding sequence ATGGGGAAAATTTTAAAGAAAATCGGAATTATCAGCAGCCTTGCATCCAGATATATCGGGATCATTATCATCGCTTTTTCCTGCCTGGCTTTTTTCTGGCGTGACGGCTTTTCCTGGATGACAAACTATACGTCTGTATTTCTGGGAGTGATCATGTTTGGTATGGGTCTGACCATAAAACTGGATGACTTCCGGGCAATTTTTTCCAGACCCAAAGAAGTGGTGATCGGTGCAGTGGCTCAGTATACCATTATGCCGGTGATCGCCTGGCTTCTGTGTAAAGTGATGAACCTTCCGGCAGATCTGGCACTGGGAGTGATCCTGGTGGGATGCTGTCCGGGCGGAACAGCCAGCAATGTGATCACCTATATCGCAGGAGGTGATGTGGCGCTTTCTGTGGGAATGACCATAGTTTCCACACTGGCAGCGCCGTTGATGACACCGTTTCTTGTATATGTTCTGGCAGGAGCCTGGGTGGAAGTATCCTTCTGGGCTATGGTGATTTCTGTGGTAAAGGTAATTCTGATCCCGGTTCTCCTGGGAGTTTTTCTCCGGAGCCTTGCGGGAGAGCATGTGGATAAGGTATCCGATATTATGCCGCTGGTGTCGGTTGTAGCTATTGTTATGATCATCGGAGGAATTGTGGCTGTAAATGCAGAGAAGATCGTAAGCTGTGGAGTTCTGGTGCTTGGAGTAGTGGCGATCCACAATTTCTGTGGTATGATGCTGGGCTTTCTGGCTGCAAAAATCTTCCATGTGGAGTATTCCAGAACAACAGCTATAGCTATAGAGGTAGGCATGCAGAACAGTGGCCTTGCTGTCTCACTGGCAGCAGCTAATTTTGCAGCCAATCCGCTTGCAACACTTCCGGGCGCGATCTTCAGTGTATGGCACAATATTGCGGGCTCCATTTTTGCGGGAATCCGCCGTGCAGGTGCAGAACGTCAGACAGAACCAGGGAGCAGTATATTGGCAGAAGAAAGATAA
- the thiC gene encoding phosphomethylpyrimidine synthase ThiC: MRNYSTQMEAARKGIITPELEIVAKKERMTTEELLPLVASGKVAICANKNHKCIDPEGVGSMLRTKINVNLGVSRDCKDYDVEMQKVMEAVNMGAHAIMDLSSHGNTIPFRRKLTSECPAMIGTVPVYDSVIHYQRDLDTLTAKDFIDVVRLHAQDGVDFVTLHCGITRKTIDQIRNHKRKMNIVSRGGSLVFAWMCMTGEENPFYEYYDEILDICREYDVTISLGDACRPGCLADATDVCQIEELVRLGELTKRAWEKDVQVMVEGPGHVPLDQVEANMKVQQSICQGAPFYVLGPIVTDVAPGYDHITSAIGGAVAAMSGAAFLCYVTPAEHLALPNLEDVKQGIMASKIAAHAADIAKGVRGAREIDDKMADARRKLDWEAQWECAMDPETAKRIWNERKPEHDDTCSMCGKFCAVRSMNKALAGEHIDIL; this comes from the coding sequence ATGAGAAATTACAGTACACAGATGGAGGCTGCCCGTAAAGGCATCATCACACCTGAGCTTGAAATCGTAGCTAAGAAGGAACGCATGACAACAGAGGAACTGCTTCCGCTGGTAGCCTCCGGTAAGGTGGCTATCTGTGCAAATAAAAATCACAAATGTATCGATCCGGAGGGCGTAGGCTCCATGCTCCGCACCAAGATCAATGTAAACCTTGGTGTATCCAGAGACTGCAAGGATTACGACGTGGAGATGCAGAAGGTTATGGAAGCTGTAAACATGGGCGCTCATGCCATCATGGATCTTTCTTCCCACGGAAATACCATTCCGTTCCGACGCAAGCTGACATCCGAGTGTCCAGCCATGATCGGAACCGTTCCGGTTTATGACTCTGTTATCCACTATCAGAGAGATCTTGATACACTGACAGCCAAGGATTTTATCGATGTAGTAAGACTCCATGCACAGGATGGTGTTGACTTTGTAACTCTTCATTGTGGAATCACAAGAAAGACCATCGATCAGATCCGTAACCACAAGAGAAAAATGAATATCGTTTCCAGAGGAGGATCTCTTGTATTTGCATGGATGTGCATGACAGGTGAGGAGAATCCGTTCTATGAATACTATGACGAGATCCTGGATATCTGCCGCGAGTATGATGTGACCATCTCTCTTGGTGATGCCTGCCGTCCGGGATGTCTGGCTGATGCAACAGATGTATGCCAGATCGAGGAGCTTGTACGTCTTGGCGAGCTGACCAAACGTGCATGGGAAAAAGACGTCCAGGTTATGGTCGAGGGACCGGGACATGTGCCGCTTGATCAGGTTGAGGCAAATATGAAAGTACAGCAGTCCATCTGTCAGGGCGCACCGTTCTATGTATTAGGACCTATCGTAACTGACGTTGCACCGGGATATGACCACATCACATCCGCGATTGGCGGCGCAGTAGCAGCTATGTCCGGAGCAGCATTCCTCTGCTATGTAACACCTGCAGAGCACCTTGCACTTCCGAATCTTGAAGACGTAAAACAGGGAATCATGGCATCCAAGATCGCAGCACATGCAGCAGACATTGCCAAAGGTGTCCGCGGTGCCCGTGAGATCGATGACAAGATGGCAGATGCCAGAAGAAAGCTTGACTGGGAGGCACAGTGGGAATGCGCCATGGATCCGGAAACCGCAAAACGTATCTGGAACGAGCGCAAACCGGAGCATGATGATACCTGCTCCATGTGCGGTAAATTCTGTGCAGTACGAAGCATGAACAAGGCACTTGCAGGAGAGCATATCGATATTCTGTAA
- a CDS encoding carbohydrate ABC transporter permease, whose protein sequence is MNKKKIYSLWFLVPAVAIFVIFFIIPMVTSLFFSLTVWDLKSFTFCGFDNYKTFFSERSLSISVRNTLIYAFLTSGLKVIIAFFIALFLTSKIKTKDFLRSLVFFPNLVSAVAIGIIFKALMHPSKGLFNTLLAAIGISGPNWLGDTSLALFSVIAVDVWKGVSISTVIFIAGITSIDSSYYEAASIDGATRWQTIRNIVMPLVRSSTNTIITLSLIGGLRCFDLIWAMTKGGPGFATDVLASVVYKQYAAGFFGLSTAGNVIMFAVIAIIAFPLQKFLNSREVYN, encoded by the coding sequence ATGAACAAAAAGAAAATATATAGTTTATGGTTCCTCGTTCCGGCAGTTGCGATCTTTGTGATCTTTTTCATCATTCCGATGGTGACATCACTGTTTTTTAGCTTAACTGTATGGGACTTGAAATCATTTACATTCTGTGGCTTTGATAACTATAAAACGTTCTTCAGTGAGAGATCCTTAAGTATATCTGTAAGAAATACCCTGATCTACGCATTTCTTACAAGTGGACTGAAGGTGATCATTGCATTTTTCATTGCATTGTTCCTGACAAGTAAGATCAAAACAAAAGATTTCTTAAGATCTCTTGTATTTTTCCCGAATCTTGTCAGTGCAGTAGCCATCGGTATTATTTTTAAGGCACTGATGCATCCGAGCAAGGGTCTGTTCAATACACTTCTTGCAGCCATCGGAATTTCCGGACCGAACTGGCTTGGAGATACAAGCCTGGCACTGTTTTCTGTGATTGCAGTTGATGTGTGGAAAGGTGTCAGCATTTCCACAGTTATCTTTATTGCAGGTATTACTTCGATTGATTCCAGTTATTATGAGGCTGCTTCCATTGACGGTGCAACCCGCTGGCAGACGATCCGAAACATTGTAATGCCTCTGGTTCGTTCTTCAACAAATACTATCATCACACTTTCCCTGATCGGCGGGCTTCGCTGCTTTGACCTGATCTGGGCTATGACAAAGGGTGGTCCTGGATTTGCAACTGACGTACTTGCATCGGTTGTTTACAAGCAGTACGCAGCAGGCTTCTTCGGTCTGTCTACAGCAGGAAACGTAATCATGTTTGCGGTAATTGCGATCATCGCATTCCCACTTCAGAAGTTCCTTAACAGCAGGGAGGTGTACAACTAA
- a CDS encoding carbohydrate ABC transporter permease, which yields MKKQKRITLLGDILGCVFGILIFAVPFLFMLINALKDRKEANLLRLSLPTEWMWSNFKEVFSANNYQIITAFKNSIILTIGSLIVLIIVGSMAGYVLQRRSDRPVKIVDTLVMTGLMIPPAILPTIWVMQGLHIYKTMFGMIMVETALQIPFTIMLYKGFMNTIPVELEEAGYIDGCTRSNLFVKIIFPLLKPVTSTIIILNAVTIFNDFTNPLYFLPGNDNVTVQLTLYNFMGRYSSSYNLLFADVLLITIPMLILFLFFNKKIVDGMVAGAVKG from the coding sequence ATGAAAAAACAGAAAAGAATTACCTTATTAGGAGACATCCTCGGATGTGTTTTCGGTATTCTCATTTTTGCAGTACCGTTTCTCTTCATGCTGATCAATGCACTGAAGGACAGAAAAGAAGCAAATCTTCTGAGACTCTCCCTTCCGACGGAGTGGATGTGGAGCAACTTCAAAGAAGTATTTTCCGCAAACAATTATCAGATCATCACAGCATTTAAGAACAGTATCATCCTCACGATAGGCTCCCTGATCGTGTTGATCATTGTAGGCTCCATGGCAGGCTATGTTCTTCAGAGAAGATCTGACAGACCTGTAAAGATTGTGGATACACTTGTTATGACAGGTCTTATGATCCCTCCTGCGATCCTTCCTACCATCTGGGTTATGCAGGGACTTCATATTTACAAAACCATGTTTGGTATGATCATGGTTGAGACAGCACTTCAGATTCCGTTTACCATCATGCTTTATAAGGGATTTATGAATACGATCCCGGTAGAGCTTGAAGAGGCCGGATATATTGACGGTTGTACGAGAAGCAATCTGTTTGTAAAGATTATTTTCCCTCTTTTGAAACCGGTTACTTCCACAATCATTATCCTGAATGCGGTAACGATCTTCAATGACTTTACAAATCCGCTGTATTTCCTTCCCGGAAATGACAACGTAACAGTTCAGCTTACTCTTTACAACTTCATGGGAAGATATTCCAGTTCCTACAATCTGCTGTTTGCAGATGTACTGCTTATCACCATTCCGATGCTGATCCTCTTCCTGTTCTTCAACAAGAAGATCGTAGATGGTATGGTAGCCGGAGCTGTCAAAGGCTGA
- a CDS encoding AraC family transcriptional regulator, whose translation MKCDDLIQELNTWEYDEKIYREYYFMKKTPEKVKDFVKSHSDHELEVGWVLNPELLNQHAGEDEFISEKYNVSLVKHPRYLPVFYHEHDFFEIIYVLSGTCTNSFRDSTEKLTAGDLCLLAPNVRHGILAVEDDSIILNILIRRSTFMDIFYNTVRDKTQISGFFVGNLYSREKIRYLLFHTKDDIVIRNYILDMYREQKTGDSFSDRIICSILTLFFVELTRRHGKKVSIPDNRRERTEQESEMLAYMMRNCSTVTLNELAEKFHFSVPYCSKLIKSISGKTFSNLLTEIRLQQGEQLLLCSQLSVEDISDRVGYKNPESFIRAFRRLYNDTPSQYRRKNK comes from the coding sequence ATGAAATGTGATGATTTGATACAGGAATTGAATACATGGGAGTATGATGAGAAGATATACCGGGAATACTACTTTATGAAAAAAACTCCCGAAAAAGTTAAAGATTTTGTGAAAAGCCATTCTGATCACGAACTGGAAGTAGGATGGGTGCTGAATCCAGAATTACTGAATCAGCATGCAGGTGAAGATGAATTTATTTCTGAAAAATATAATGTAAGTCTTGTAAAGCATCCCCGTTATCTGCCGGTGTTTTATCATGAACATGATTTTTTTGAAATCATATATGTTCTGTCAGGAACCTGTACTAATTCCTTCCGGGATTCCACAGAGAAACTGACAGCAGGAGACCTGTGCCTGCTTGCACCTAATGTCAGACATGGAATTTTGGCAGTGGAGGATGACAGCATCATTCTGAATATCCTGATCCGCCGCAGCACATTTATGGATATCTTTTATAATACAGTCCGTGATAAGACTCAGATTTCCGGTTTCTTTGTAGGAAATCTATATTCCAGAGAAAAAATACGCTACCTTCTTTTCCATACGAAGGATGATATAGTTATCCGCAATTACATTCTGGACATGTATAGGGAACAGAAAACCGGCGACAGTTTTTCGGACAGGATCATCTGTAGCATCCTTACATTGTTTTTTGTGGAACTGACCAGACGCCACGGGAAAAAAGTAAGCATACCGGATAACAGAAGAGAACGAACGGAGCAGGAATCCGAAATGCTTGCTTATATGATGAGAAACTGCAGTACAGTAACTTTAAATGAACTTGCAGAGAAATTTCATTTTTCTGTACCATATTGTTCAAAACTGATCAAATCTATCTCCGGAAAAACTTTCTCCAATCTTCTCACAGAGATCCGTCTGCAGCAAGGCGAACAGCTTCTTCTCTGCAGCCAGCTCAGCGTAGAAGATATCAGTGACAGGGTAGGGTATAAAAATCCGGAAAGTTTTATCCGTGCATTTCGCCGCTTATACAATGATACACCAAGCCAATACAGAAGAAAGAATAAATAA